The genomic interval CCGAAGATCCGCAGGCAATGCTTGCGCTCATGCGCGAGTTCGGCGAGAAACCGCAGGCAGGCGTCGACGTTGGACTGTTGGCCCGTCAGTTCCTCGAACAGAACTTCCCGGACGCGCACGCCTATGCGCGCAGTCAGGAAACGTCGGCGACGCGGCCCGACGGCTCTTCTAAGACACCGGCCGAGATTGCTGAGGGCGATTACGCGGGCATTCGCAGCGGCAAGAACTCCGAGATTTACGGCAAGGCCGAGGACCTGCTCCGGGCCAACGACAATCACGATTATCGCGTCCGGGTGCTGGAATTGCTGTATGCGGACAACCGGTCCGACGCCGTCTTGGAACTGGGAATCCAGTACGGCGTGATGCCCGACGAACTGCGCTGATACGGACGCGGCCTACGTCGCGAAACGGGCCGGGGGGGCCAGTCTTAGCGGCTGAGGGAGCGGTGTCCGACGCATCTGGGCATCGGATCCGGAGGGCGCGTTGTTGCCCCCACCGCTCAGTACGTGTACTGCACCTGCACCCACAGCGTGTCGATGGCGGCGGTGCGCGTCGCGTCATCGCTGCGATGGCGCGCAAGCTTGAGCAGGCCGTCGAGGTCGTTCACGCCCCGAATTGCGTGCGCATAGGACAGGTCGATCTCGGTGCCGTCATCGCTGCCACCACGTCAGGGCGAATGATCGTCAGGCGGCGCGCGCCTCGCGCACGATGGCCGCGGCCTGCGCCGAGGCCTCGCGCACGCGCGCGTAGTCGCCGGCCGCCAGCCACGCCTTGTCGAGCATCCACGAGCCGCCCACGCACAGCACGTTCGGCTGCGCCAGGAACTCGGCAGCGTTGGCGGCGGAAATGCCGCCGGTCGGGCAGAAGCGCATGTCCTGCACCGGGCCGGCCAAGCCCTTGAGCATCGCCAGGCCGCCGACCGCGTTGGCCGGGAACAGCTTGCAGTTGCGGAAGCCCAGGTCGCGCAGGGCGAGGAATTCGGTCGGCGTTGCGGCGCCGGGCACCGCCGGCACCGCGGCCTGCGCCAAGGCCTCGGCCAGACGCGGGGTCGTGCCCGGCGTGACGAGGAAATCAGCGCCGGCGTCGATCGAGGCGCGGATATTGTCGGCACTGAGCACGGTGCCGGCGCCGATGACGATCTCTGGGCGCTCGCGTTTGAGCATGGCCAGGGCGTCGATCGCGATCGGCGTGCGCAGGGTCAGTTCCAGTGTGGTTAGGCCGCCTTCGAGCAGGGCGTCGGCGAGCGCGCGCGCCTGGTCGAGCGTGTCGACGGTGATCACCGGCAGCACGCCGGCAGCCCGCAGCAGGTCGGCGGCGCGCTGCTGGCGGTCGGACATCGGGGAAACGTGTGGCATGAGCTCAGTTGTCCTTTTCGGCATGCGGCGCATCGGCGGCGGCACCGCCCGCGCCCAGATCGTACTCGGCGTCGTAGTCCAATACCGCGCCATGGAACGTGGGCGGTCCGCAGGAGATCGACAGCGCGCCCTGGTCGGCCGGGGAGACGTTGGCGCGGTTGAAGGCGAACAGGTTGCGCCCGAAGTCGGTCGGCGCCGGCGCGGTGTCGGGCGCGGCCTCGCGGCGCTGCCACTCGTCGGCATCGACCAGCGCTTCGAGAATGCCGGCCTCGCCGTCCAGGCGCACGATGTCGCCCTCGCGCAGGTAGGCCAGTGGGCCGCCCCGCGCGGCTTCGGGAGTGACGTGGATCGCCGCGGGGATCTTGCCCGACGCACCCGACAGGCGGCCGTCGGTGACCAGCGCCACCCGCCGGCCCTGGTTCTGCAGCATGCCGAGCAGCGGCGCGAGCGAATGCAGTTCGGGCATGCCGTTGGCCTTCGGGCCCTGGTAGCGCACGACCGCAACGAAATCGCGCGGTAGCGCGCCGGCCGCATGCAGGCGGTTGAGCGCCTGCGGGGCATCGACGACGACGGCCGGGGCCTCGATCATGCGGAACTCCGGCTTGACCGCCGAGAGCTTGATCAGCGCGCGCCCGAGATTGCCGCGCAGCAGGCGCAGGCCGCCATGGGCCTCGAACGGCGCCGAGACCGGACGCAGCACCGCGTCGTCGGCGCTGGAGTCGATGCCCGGCGTGTACACCAGGCGGTCGCCG from Luteimonas sp. S4-F44 carries:
- the eda gene encoding bifunctional 4-hydroxy-2-oxoglutarate aldolase/2-dehydro-3-deoxy-phosphogluconate aldolase; the protein is MSDRQQRAADLLRAAGVLPVITVDTLDQARALADALLEGGLTTLELTLRTPIAIDALAMLKRERPEIVIGAGTVLSADNIRASIDAGADFLVTPGTTPRLAEALAQAAVPAVPGAATPTEFLALRDLGFRNCKLFPANAVGGLAMLKGLAGPVQDMRFCPTGGISAANAAEFLAQPNVLCVGGSWMLDKAWLAAGDYARVREASAQAAAIVREARAA